The following proteins are encoded in a genomic region of Anolis carolinensis isolate JA03-04 unplaced genomic scaffold, rAnoCar3.1.pri scaffold_12, whole genome shotgun sequence:
- the LOC103279451 gene encoding TLR adapter interacting with SLC15A4 on the lysosome isoform X1, whose translation MATQLLQPLDSTLPHCSLKLHLRSNWLTRTVNQTYYASRLVASLWLPEERERHRFSHNVGNLTESLLHPCELPPFCVEMLAESFLAGIAYRAEPPKPRRCVGLKSVEGECWRERLVSKDDHQDFHAECKQMATQKLGATCEMEMDQSAAPQNLIKNQSLMNGSNNFPLSAPQPIVRREQHCENELDLYRSWSSQSLYQNYPDLHIGGDHIADHTCDSGCVLDQGYDELSAGPVLLSKDIPLGHSLGNESLQKPRLIKVWPGDETGEKSMMLHKEPLSNSMLNNYMETKVQEFYKQFWEEKLTGSSSPNHFTTSYLLMNNTSDMPTEQHTEASKALLQSLALFSLQNLSSGNSNEFSTPNLQISAPLCKKKSMPVQFGS comes from the exons ATGGCAACTCAACTGCTCCAACCCCTGGATTCCACTCTGCCCCACTGCTCATTGAAACTCCATCTCCGCTCAAATTGGCTCACAAGGACTGTCAATCAAACTTACTATGCCTCACGCCTGGTTGCCTCACTCTGGCTACcagaggagagagaaaggcaCCGGTTTAGTCATAATGTTGGCAATTTG acaGAATCCCTTCTCCATCCGTGTGAGCTGCCTCCATTCTGTGTTGAGATGCTGGCAGAAAGCTTTCTCGCTGGCATCGCCTACAGAGCTGAGCCGCCCAAACCTCGCCGATGCGTGGGACTGAAATCCGTGGAAGGAGAATGCTGGCGTGAGAGGCTGGTGAGCAAAGATGACCACCAAGATTTCCATGCAGAGTGCAAGCAGATGGCCACACAAAAGTTGGGGGCAACATGTGAGATGGAAATGGATCAAAGCGCTGCCCCGCAGAATTTGATTAAAAACCAATCACTTATGAATGGATCTAACAacttccctctttcagctccgCAGCCTATAGTGAGAAGAGAGCAACACTGTGAAAATGAGCTGGATTTGTATAGATCTTGGTCCAGCCAAAGCCTTTATCAGAACTACCCCGATCTCCATATTGGAGGGGACCACATCGCGGACCATACTTGTGATTCAGGTTGCGTCCTGGACCAGGGATACGATGAGCTCTCCGCCGGTCCTGTCCTGTTGTCCAAAGATATCCCATTAGGTCATTCCCTTGGAAATGAATCCCTGCAGAAACCCAGGCTGATAAAGGTCTGGCCTGGGGATGAGACTGGGGAGAAGAGCATGATGCTCCACAAGGAGCCCCTGTCCAACTCCATGCTCAACAACTACATGGAAACAAAGGTCCAGGAATTCTACAAGCAGTTTTGGGAAGAGAAGTTGACCGGCTCCAGTTCCCCCAACCACTTCACAACATCATATTTGCTGATGAATAACACGAGTGACATGCCCACAGAACAACACACCGAAGCGTCCAAGGCCCTGTTGCAATCCTTAGCTCTGTTTAGTTTGCAAAACCTCAGCAGCGGAAACAGCAACGAATTCAGCACGCCGAATTTGCAAATCTCCGCTCCACTTTGCAAAAAGAAATCCATGCCAGTACAGTTTGGTTCATGA
- the LOC103279451 gene encoding TLR adapter interacting with SLC15A4 on the lysosome isoform X2, with product MTESLLHPCELPPFCVEMLAESFLAGIAYRAEPPKPRRCVGLKSVEGECWRERLVSKDDHQDFHAECKQMATQKLGATCEMEMDQSAAPQNLIKNQSLMNGSNNFPLSAPQPIVRREQHCENELDLYRSWSSQSLYQNYPDLHIGGDHIADHTCDSGCVLDQGYDELSAGPVLLSKDIPLGHSLGNESLQKPRLIKVWPGDETGEKSMMLHKEPLSNSMLNNYMETKVQEFYKQFWEEKLTGSSSPNHFTTSYLLMNNTSDMPTEQHTEASKALLQSLALFSLQNLSSGNSNEFSTPNLQISAPLCKKKSMPVQFGS from the exons ATG acaGAATCCCTTCTCCATCCGTGTGAGCTGCCTCCATTCTGTGTTGAGATGCTGGCAGAAAGCTTTCTCGCTGGCATCGCCTACAGAGCTGAGCCGCCCAAACCTCGCCGATGCGTGGGACTGAAATCCGTGGAAGGAGAATGCTGGCGTGAGAGGCTGGTGAGCAAAGATGACCACCAAGATTTCCATGCAGAGTGCAAGCAGATGGCCACACAAAAGTTGGGGGCAACATGTGAGATGGAAATGGATCAAAGCGCTGCCCCGCAGAATTTGATTAAAAACCAATCACTTATGAATGGATCTAACAacttccctctttcagctccgCAGCCTATAGTGAGAAGAGAGCAACACTGTGAAAATGAGCTGGATTTGTATAGATCTTGGTCCAGCCAAAGCCTTTATCAGAACTACCCCGATCTCCATATTGGAGGGGACCACATCGCGGACCATACTTGTGATTCAGGTTGCGTCCTGGACCAGGGATACGATGAGCTCTCCGCCGGTCCTGTCCTGTTGTCCAAAGATATCCCATTAGGTCATTCCCTTGGAAATGAATCCCTGCAGAAACCCAGGCTGATAAAGGTCTGGCCTGGGGATGAGACTGGGGAGAAGAGCATGATGCTCCACAAGGAGCCCCTGTCCAACTCCATGCTCAACAACTACATGGAAACAAAGGTCCAGGAATTCTACAAGCAGTTTTGGGAAGAGAAGTTGACCGGCTCCAGTTCCCCCAACCACTTCACAACATCATATTTGCTGATGAATAACACGAGTGACATGCCCACAGAACAACACACCGAAGCGTCCAAGGCCCTGTTGCAATCCTTAGCTCTGTTTAGTTTGCAAAACCTCAGCAGCGGAAACAGCAACGAATTCAGCACGCCGAATTTGCAAATCTCCGCTCCACTTTGCAAAAAGAAATCCATGCCAGTACAGTTTGGTTCATGA
- the LOC103279451 gene encoding TLR adapter interacting with SLC15A4 on the lysosome isoform X3, with the protein MLAESFLAGIAYRAEPPKPRRCVGLKSVEGECWRERLVSKDDHQDFHAECKQMATQKLGATCEMEMDQSAAPQNLIKNQSLMNGSNNFPLSAPQPIVRREQHCENELDLYRSWSSQSLYQNYPDLHIGGDHIADHTCDSGCVLDQGYDELSAGPVLLSKDIPLGHSLGNESLQKPRLIKVWPGDETGEKSMMLHKEPLSNSMLNNYMETKVQEFYKQFWEEKLTGSSSPNHFTTSYLLMNNTSDMPTEQHTEASKALLQSLALFSLQNLSSGNSNEFSTPNLQISAPLCKKKSMPVQFGS; encoded by the coding sequence ATGCTGGCAGAAAGCTTTCTCGCTGGCATCGCCTACAGAGCTGAGCCGCCCAAACCTCGCCGATGCGTGGGACTGAAATCCGTGGAAGGAGAATGCTGGCGTGAGAGGCTGGTGAGCAAAGATGACCACCAAGATTTCCATGCAGAGTGCAAGCAGATGGCCACACAAAAGTTGGGGGCAACATGTGAGATGGAAATGGATCAAAGCGCTGCCCCGCAGAATTTGATTAAAAACCAATCACTTATGAATGGATCTAACAacttccctctttcagctccgCAGCCTATAGTGAGAAGAGAGCAACACTGTGAAAATGAGCTGGATTTGTATAGATCTTGGTCCAGCCAAAGCCTTTATCAGAACTACCCCGATCTCCATATTGGAGGGGACCACATCGCGGACCATACTTGTGATTCAGGTTGCGTCCTGGACCAGGGATACGATGAGCTCTCCGCCGGTCCTGTCCTGTTGTCCAAAGATATCCCATTAGGTCATTCCCTTGGAAATGAATCCCTGCAGAAACCCAGGCTGATAAAGGTCTGGCCTGGGGATGAGACTGGGGAGAAGAGCATGATGCTCCACAAGGAGCCCCTGTCCAACTCCATGCTCAACAACTACATGGAAACAAAGGTCCAGGAATTCTACAAGCAGTTTTGGGAAGAGAAGTTGACCGGCTCCAGTTCCCCCAACCACTTCACAACATCATATTTGCTGATGAATAACACGAGTGACATGCCCACAGAACAACACACCGAAGCGTCCAAGGCCCTGTTGCAATCCTTAGCTCTGTTTAGTTTGCAAAACCTCAGCAGCGGAAACAGCAACGAATTCAGCACGCCGAATTTGCAAATCTCCGCTCCACTTTGCAAAAAGAAATCCATGCCAGTACAGTTTGGTTCATGA